A part of Bacteroidales bacterium genomic DNA contains:
- a CDS encoding T9SS type A sorting domain-containing protein, which translates to MHDNPVVDLGGDQSLPVNGSLQLDAGAGFSSYLWYDNDNKQLKTFSGAILGMGQHEVYVSVVDENICKGSDTITISVTAAVGVEEAGDQQIKMYPVPVQEHLTIEIPEAMLGTLVRIYSSSGRILSERNLENQISVFDMSPYSSGYYMITFINQEQVYTKTVVLSR; encoded by the coding sequence GTGCATGATAATCCGGTGGTTGACCTGGGAGGGGACCAGAGCCTTCCGGTGAACGGTTCTCTTCAACTGGATGCGGGGGCAGGTTTTTCCTCCTACCTGTGGTACGATAACGACAATAAGCAATTGAAGACCTTTTCGGGAGCCATCCTGGGTATGGGTCAGCATGAAGTGTATGTATCAGTTGTGGATGAAAACATCTGTAAAGGATCTGATACCATAACTATTTCTGTGACCGCTGCGGTGGGAGTAGAAGAGGCCGGTGACCAGCAGATAAAAATGTATCCGGTTCCTGTGCAAGAACACCTGACCATTGAAATTCCGGAAGCTATGCTGGGAACGCTGGTCAGGATATACAGCTCATCAGGCCGGATTCTCAGTGAACGAAACCTGGAAAACCAAATTAGTGTTTTTGATATGAGCCCTTATTCTTCGGGATATTATATGATCACCTTCATTAATCAGGAACAGGTATATACCAAGACGGTGGTGCTGAGCAGGTAA
- a CDS encoding ThuA domain-containing protein, whose product MASDKECLNSALDHMENTGEFAGKKMFGFQLKNCLLLLLFSTAAGALVLPDCPAQELQRVLIYTGGHDFERETFFDIFQDMPATDYQELIHPQASPVFDSALIEQFDVLLFYDMVQEIKDAQKAAFIRILERGKGLVFLHHSLVSYQDWEEFERIIGGRYVLDEENQDNSTYRHDVDVPVTLMDKDHPVTRGLKDFIIHDEVYGNFRVQPGVRPLLKTTHPESGEIIGWTNHYGNSRIVYIQPGHDHFAYENPNYRRLLKQAIDWVQNKEIPMIKYSPEFEFRDGLYLNMDKVRTNDPLPLGRIVTELNNYNRDFFEDMITNEEIILYDDFGVLTSIKTKDIWGYAQNGRLYIMLGGKFQRLNIEGSISHFIASATTYEKSPDSRRDSSAYYSTTQDIYRSFHTKPSYLNVSAEGKVSLYDFESNSLVGYDPEALGKLLQRDSCLSAEYNSLRKREKKKRMVEFIRRYNKNHPLYFPQ is encoded by the coding sequence ATGGCTAGCGATAAAGAATGCCTAAATTCTGCGCTGGATCACATGGAAAACACAGGTGAATTTGCGGGCAAAAAAATGTTCGGATTTCAGCTTAAGAACTGCCTTCTCCTGCTGCTTTTTTCGACAGCTGCAGGGGCCCTGGTTTTACCTGATTGCCCGGCCCAGGAGCTACAGCGGGTATTGATTTACACGGGCGGACATGATTTCGAAAGAGAGACATTCTTTGACATTTTCCAGGACATGCCGGCTACGGACTATCAGGAACTCATCCATCCACAGGCTTCGCCGGTTTTTGATTCTGCGCTGATTGAGCAATTTGACGTCCTTCTTTTTTACGATATGGTCCAGGAAATAAAGGATGCGCAAAAAGCAGCCTTTATCCGAATTCTGGAGAGAGGCAAGGGGTTGGTGTTCTTACATCATTCCCTGGTCTCCTATCAGGATTGGGAAGAATTCGAAAGGATCATTGGGGGACGTTATGTATTAGACGAAGAAAATCAGGATAATTCTACATACCGGCACGATGTAGATGTGCCTGTGACACTGATGGATAAGGATCATCCTGTTACCAGGGGCCTGAAGGATTTTATTATTCACGACGAAGTCTACGGGAATTTCAGGGTGCAGCCGGGCGTGCGTCCCCTTCTAAAAACCACACATCCCGAAAGCGGGGAAATCATCGGATGGACAAACCACTATGGAAATTCCCGGATCGTCTATATCCAGCCGGGGCATGACCACTTCGCTTATGAAAATCCCAATTACCGCCGCCTGTTAAAACAGGCGATTGATTGGGTTCAAAACAAGGAGATTCCAATGATAAAGTACAGTCCGGAATTTGAATTCAGGGATGGGCTGTATCTGAATATGGATAAGGTGCGGACCAATGACCCCCTTCCCCTGGGAAGGATTGTCACTGAACTGAACAATTATAACAGGGACTTCTTCGAGGATATGATCACTAATGAGGAGATTATCCTGTATGATGATTTCGGCGTCTTAACATCCATTAAAACAAAAGATATCTGGGGATATGCGCAGAACGGCCGGCTCTATATCATGCTGGGAGGTAAGTTTCAGAGACTCAATATCGAAGGCAGTATTTCCCATTTCATTGCCTCGGCAACCACCTATGAAAAATCTCCGGATTCACGCCGCGACAGCAGCGCATATTATTCCACCACCCAGGATATCTATCGCTCCTTCCATACAAAACCTTCTTATTTGAATGTCAGCGCAGAAGGGAAGGTATCCCTCTACGATTTTGAGTCCAATAGCCTGGTGGGGTATGATCCTGAGGCTCTGGGGAAACTGCTTCAACGGGATTCCTGCCTGTCTGCAGAATATAACTCTCTGAGAAAAAGAGAAAAGAAAAAGAGGATGGTAGAATTTATCCGCAGATACAATAAGAACCATCCTCTCTATTTTCCGCAATAA